The proteins below are encoded in one region of Megalops cyprinoides isolate fMegCyp1 chromosome 14, fMegCyp1.pri, whole genome shotgun sequence:
- the LOC118788856 gene encoding histone deacetylase 4-like isoform X2 — MLPLHVPPAAIPMDLRTEPQTAALPGEPGEPGEQQLRHELLALKQKQQIQRQLLVAEFQRQHEQLSRQHETQLQEHIKHQQELLALKHQQELLEHQRKMEKQRLEQELEKQHRERKLELLKNKERGQESAVASTEVKMRLQEFVLNKKKALAQRNLNHCLPSDPRLWKRQHSSLDQSSPPQTGLSAAYNHLLLGIYDPKDDFPLRKTASEPNLKLRSRLKQKVTEQRSSPLLRRKDSPFGTAKKRSLDMADSACSSAPGSGPSSPSNSSNSITNENGITGSASSSPLETSLGHRLTGHEGPLSQLSLYTSPSLPNITLGLPASGPSSVATSQQNGERLAMPALQQGLPMSTPFIPGAHLPSYLGASALERDGGPAHSPLLQHMVLLEQSVTQNPLVPGLGAMPLQSPSIQKLRQHRPLGRTQSAPLPQSPQALQQLVVQQQHQHFLEKHKQQFQQQQLHISKMMVKPSEPGRQHESHPEETEEELREQEGPADGVTIKQEPPDDQEEVLQQRERQAEQELLFRQQAILLEQQRIHQLRNYQASMEAAGLSISFTGHRPLSRAQSSPASATFPITTQDPPTKPRFTTGLVYDTLMQKHQCVCGNSNTHPEHAGRIQSIWSRLQETGLRSQCECIRGRKASLEELQTVHSEAHVLLYGTNPLRQKLDNSVMPTFVRLPCGGMGVDSDTIWNEVHSSTAARLAVGSVVELVFKVATGELKNGFAVVRPPGHHAEESTPMGFCYFNSVAIAARLLQHRLNVSKILIVDWDVHHGNGTQQAFYSDPNVLYLSLHRYDDGNFFPGSGAPEEIGSGPGVGFTVNMAFTGGLEPPMGDAEYLAAFRTVVMPIAHEFAPDMVLVSSGFDAVEGHLPPLGGYKLTAKCFGHLTQQLMGLAGGRVVLALEGGHDLTAICDASEACVSALLGNELEPLPQTVLQQRPNPNAVRSIEKVLEIHSKYWRSVQRRAPTVGYSLIEAQRCETEEAETVTAMASLSVANKQMEKSSEVEPMEEEPPL, encoded by the exons caccagcaggagctgctggctCTGAAGCAccagcaggagctgctggagcacCAGCGCAAGATGGAGAAGCAGcggctggagcaggagctggagaagcagcaCCGCGAGCGCAAGCTGGAGCTGCTCAAGAACAAGGAGCGCGGCCAGGAGA GTGCGGTCGCCAGCACGGAGGTGAAGATGAGGCTCCAGGAGTTTGTGCTGAATAAGAAGAAGGCCCTGGCTCAGAGAAACCTCAACCACTGCTTGCCTAGCGACCCTCGCCTCTg GAAGAGGCAGCACAGCTCTCTGGACCAGAGCTCCCCTCCCCAAACTGGGCTTTCAGCCGCTTACAACCACCTCCTCCTGGGGATCTACGACCCCAAAGACGATTTCCCGCTCCGCAAGACAG CCTCGGAGCCCAATCTGAAGCTGCGCTCGCGGCTGAAGCAGAAGGTGACGGAGCAGAGGAGCAGCCCGCTGCTGCGCAGGAAGGACAGCCCCTTCGGCACCGCCAAGAAGCGCTCGCTGGACATGGCGG ATTCGgcctgcagcagtgcccctggcTCCGGCCCAAGCTCACCCAGCAACAGCTCCAACAGCATCACCAATGAGAATGGCATCACTGGCTCCGCCTCTAGCAGCCCTCTTGAG ACATCCCTCGGTCACAGGCTGACCGGTCACGAGGGCCCCTTGAGCCAGCTGTCCCTCtacacctccccctctctcccaaaTATCACCCTGGGCCTGCCAGCCTCTGGGCCCTCCAGC GTGGCGACCAGCCAGCAGAACGGTGAGAGACTGGCAATGCCTGCCCTGCAGCAGGGCCTGCCTATGAGCACCCCCTTCATCCCCGGTGCCCACCTGCCCTCCTACCTGGGCGCCTCGGCACTGGAGCGAGACGGGGGCCCTGCCCACAGCCCCCTCCTGCAGCACATGGTCCTCCTAGAGCAGTCAGttacccagaatcccctggTCCCAG GCCTGGGCGCAATGCCCCTGCAGTCCCCCTCCATCCAGAAACTGCGGCAGCACCGCCCTCTGGGCCGGACACAGTCGGCGCCCCTCCCCCAGAGCCCCCAGGCCCTCCAGCAGCTGGTcgtccagcagcagcaccagcacttCCTGGAGAAACACAAGCAGCAGTTCCAGCAGCAGCAACTGCACATCAGCAAG ATGATGGTGAAGCCCAGCGAGCCGGGCCGGCAGCACGAGAGTCACCCAGAGGAGACGGAGGAGGAGCTGCGGGAGCAGGAGGGGCCGGCCGACGGGGTGACCATCAAACAGGAGCCCCCAGACGACCAGGAGGAGGTGctacagcagagggagaggcaggcagagcagGAGCTGCTCTtcagacag CAGGCTATTCTCCTGGAGCAGCAGAGGATCCACCAGCTTAGGAACTACCAGGCCTCCATGGAGGCGGCAGGCCTGTCAATCTCCTTCACAGGGCACCGCCCCCTCTCCCGGGCCCAATCATCCCCGGCCTCTGCCACCTTCCCCATCACCACCCAGGACCCACCCACTAAACCTCGCTTCACTACAG GGCTGGTGTACGACACACTGATGCAGAAGCACCAGTGCGTGTGCGGGAACAGTAACACACACCCGGAGCACGCAGGCCGCATCCAGAGCATCTGGTCCCGCCTGCAGGAGACGGGTCTGCGCAGCCAGTGTGAG TGTATCAGGGGGCGGAAGGCTtctctggaggagctgcagacgGTCCACTCAGAGGCCCACGTCCTGCTCTACGGCACCAACCCCCTGCGGCAGAAACTGGACA attcTGTGATGCCTACGTTCGTGAGGTTACCTTGTGGTGGAATGGGG GTGGACAGTGATACCATCTGGAATGAGGTGCACTCCTCCACCGCTGCCCGTCTGGCTGTGGGCTCCGTTGTTGAGCTCGTCTTCAAAGTGGCGACAGGAGAACTGAAG AATGGTTTCGCTGTGGTAAGGCCCCCTGGACACCATGCAGAGGAGAGCACTCCCAT GGGTTTCTGCTACTTCAACTCGGTGGCGATTGCCGCCAGGCTCCTGCAGCACAGGCTGAACGTCAGCAAGATCCTGATCGTGGACTGG GATGTTCACCATGGTAACGGAACCCAGCAGGCCTTCTACAGTGACCCCAACGTTCTGTACCTGTCCCTCCATCGCTATGACGATGGTAATTTTTTCCCTGGCAGTGGAGCACCAGAGGAG ATTGGCAGTGGCCCTGGTGTGGGCTTCACCGTGAACATGGCATTCACTGGGGGTCTGGAACCTCCTATGGGAGATGCAGAATACCTGGCAGCTTTCAG GACCGTGGTGATGCCAATTGCCCATGAGTTCGCCCCAGACATGGTGCTCGTCTCCTCTGGCTTTGATGCTGTGGAGGGGCACCTGCCCCCTCTGGGAGGGTACAAACTAACAGCTAAAT GTTTCGGCCACCTGACCCAGCAGCTGATGGGACTGGCCGGCGGCCGCGTGGTGCTGGCGCTGGAGGGGGGTCACGACCTCACCGCCATCTGCGACGCCTCGGAAGCGTGCGTCTCGGCTCTGCTGGGAAATGAG CTGGAGCCCCTCCCCCAGAcagtgctgcagcagaggcCCAACCCGAACGCCGTGCGCTCCATAGAGAAGGTGTTGGAGATCCACA GTAAATATTGGCGTTCAGTGCAGCGTCGGGCCCCCACAGTGGGATATTCCCTAATTGAGGCTCAGAggtgtgagacagaggaggctgagactgtcactgccatggcctctctgtctgtagccAACAAGCAGATGGAAAAAAG CTCAGAGGTTGAGCCCATGGAAGAAGAGCCACCATTGTAG